One Manihot esculenta cultivar AM560-2 chromosome 18, M.esculenta_v8, whole genome shotgun sequence genomic window carries:
- the LOC110606616 gene encoding uncharacterized aarF domain-containing protein kinase At1g71810, chloroplastic isoform X1, producing MLLLPPPSLQHFPANFSSNFSSKSPKQPPFRSCPQPLRAVNRRPSDDVDSFTKKSGYIFELASSEADSLIEYDIKRIAAICRRKPLILLRRLFQIGTTFGRWFGARYIDSLAEKSDQMFEIRAAELRKLLLELGPAYVKIAQAVSSRADLIPPSYLDELSLLQDRIAPFSSEVALNTIEQELGLPVDELFSEISPEPTAAASLGQVYQARLRHSGQLVAIKVQRPGVQAAIALDILILRFIAGIVKRAGKFNSDLQAVVDEWASSLFREMDYVKEANNGLKFRKLYGGIQDVLVPEMHMKLTTQKVLVMEWVEGQKLSEVKDIYLVEVGVYCSFNQLLEYGFYHADPHPGNLLRTSDGKLAYLDFGMMGEFRQELRDGFIEACLHLVNRDFDSLAKDFVTLGFLPPTADKEAVTKALTGVLQSAVAKGVRNISFGDLLGNLGTTMYKFKFQIPSYFSLVIRSLAVLEGIAISFDPNYKVLGSTYPWIARKVLTDSSPKLKSSLQALLYKEGVFRIDRLESLLSESLRARTERALVKQQIAQTSSKVAIKQVLSFTLTEKGAFVREILLQEVAKGMDALGLATLDSLTSMAITSIPFVAPSSSSSLTEEDMTNLRTLRRLMLLLSGPQQNSSSTMEVNGNNAYKNQDKYLEDILSVFYQFSSVQEILPVLSVIPELPPEMQQQLLLLPADLAGRLISRAAARTIRRMFL from the exons ATGTTACTCCTTCCTCCGCCTTCTTTGCAACACTTTCCTGCCAATTTCAGTTCCAATTTCTCATCCAAAAGCCCCAAACAACCACCGTTCAGGTCCTGTCCCCAGCCACTGCGAGCTGTTAATCGCCGCCCCAGTGACGATGTCGATTCGTTTACGAAGAAGTCTGGTTACATATTTGAACTTGCTTCTAGCGAAGCTGATTCTTTAATCGAGTACGATATCAAAAGAATTGCTGCTATTTGTAGGAGGAAACCGTTGATTTTGTTGCGACGATTATTTCAGATTGGTACCACTTTTGGAAGATGGTTTGGAGCTCGTTACATCGATAGCCTTGCGGAGAAATCTGATCAAATGTTCGAG ATTAGAGCTGCAGAACTTCGGAAATTATTGCTGGAACTTGGTCCT GCCTATGTTAAAATTGCACAGGCTGTTTCCTCTCGAGCT GATTTGATACCGCCATCATACCTTGATGAACTTTCATTATTACAAGATCGAATAGCTCCATTTTCCTCTGAAGTTGCTTTAAATACAATAGAACAGGAACTTGGATTGCCAGTAGATGAGCTTTTCTCAGAGATTTCACCTGAGCCTACTGCTGCAGCATCACTTGGGCAG GTCTATCAAGCAAGGCTTCGTCATAGTGGACAGCTTGTTGCTATCAAAGTGCAGAGGCCAGGAGTCCAGGCTGCTATTGCCCTAGACATACTGATCTTGCGATTTATAGCAGGAATAGTGAAGAGAGCAGGCAAATTTAACTCCGATCTCCAG GCAGTTGTTGATGAATGGGCATCAAGTCTTTTTCGG GAGATGGACTATGTGAAGGAAGCAAATAACGGACTTAAGTTTAG GAAACTCTATGGTGGTATACAAGATGTTTTGGTTCCAGAAATGCATATGAAACTCACAACTCAAAAGGTCCTTGTAATGGAATGGGTTGAG GGGCAAAAGTTGTCTGAAGTGAAGGATATTTACTTGGTTGAG GTAGGAGTTTATTGCTCATTTAATCAACTTTTGGAATATGGATTCTATCATGCTGATCCACACCCTGGAAACCTTCTTCGTACATCTGATGGGAAACTAGCTTATTTAG ATTTTGGAATGATGGGTGAATTTAGACAAGAACTCCGAGATGGGTTTATCGAAGCTTGTCTCCATCTTGTAAATCGGGATTTTGATTCACTTGCTAAGGACTTCGTTACTCTTGG GTTTCTTCCACCAACTGCAGACAAGGAGGCTGTTACAAAAGCTTTAACAG GAGTCCTCCAAAGTGCTGTTGCAAAAGGAGTCCGTAATATAAGTTTTGGAGACCTTTTGGGAAACTTGGGAACAACGAT GTACAAGTTCAAATTTCAAATACCTTCATATTTTTCTCTTGTCATCCGGAG TCTTGCAGTGCTGGAGGGCATTGCTATCAGTTTTGACCCAaattacaaagttttaggtagtACATACCCATGGATTGCTAGAAAAGTACTAACTGACAGCTCACCAAAGTTGAAGTCATCTTTGCAAGCTCTTCTTTACAAG GAAGGTGTTTTCAGAATTGATCGTTtagaatctctactttcggag TCTCTTCGTGCTCGTACTGAAAGGGCCTTGGTCAAGCAGCAAATAGCACAAACTAGTTCCAAAGTGGCTATCAAGCAAGTTCTTTCCTTCACATTAACTGagaag GGAGCCTTTGTGAGGGAAATACTTCTTCAAGAAGTTGCTAAG GGTATGGATGCACTTGGGCTAGCAACACTTGATTCTTTAACTTCTATGGCCATTACAAGCATACCTTTTGTCGCTCCCTCTTCATCCTCATCATTGACCGAGGAAGACATGACGAATTTGAGAACATTGCGTCGCCTTATGCTTCTGTTGTCTGGTCCCCAACAGAACAGTAGTTCCACCATG GAGGTGAATGGGAATAATGCATACAAGAATCAAGATAAATACTTGGAAGACATATTGTCTGTCTTCTATCAATTTTCATCAGTTCAAGAGATTCTGCCCGTGCTTTCTGTTATTCCTGAG CTCCCACCAGAGATGCAACAGCAGTTGCTTCTTTTGCCGGCAGATCTGGCTGGACGGCTGATTTCCCGTGCTGCTGCTAGAACCATCAGGAGAATGTTTCTTTGA
- the LOC110606616 gene encoding uncharacterized aarF domain-containing protein kinase At1g71810, chloroplastic isoform X2, producing the protein MLLLPPPSLQHFPANFSSNFSSKSPKQPPFRSCPQPLRAVNRRPSDDVDSFTKKSGYIFELASSEADSLIEYDIKRIAAICRRKPLILLRRLFQIGTTFGRWFGARYIDSLAEKSDQMFEIRAAELRKLLLELGPDLIPPSYLDELSLLQDRIAPFSSEVALNTIEQELGLPVDELFSEISPEPTAAASLGQVYQARLRHSGQLVAIKVQRPGVQAAIALDILILRFIAGIVKRAGKFNSDLQAVVDEWASSLFREMDYVKEANNGLKFRKLYGGIQDVLVPEMHMKLTTQKVLVMEWVEGQKLSEVKDIYLVEVGVYCSFNQLLEYGFYHADPHPGNLLRTSDGKLAYLDFGMMGEFRQELRDGFIEACLHLVNRDFDSLAKDFVTLGFLPPTADKEAVTKALTGVLQSAVAKGVRNISFGDLLGNLGTTMYKFKFQIPSYFSLVIRSLAVLEGIAISFDPNYKVLGSTYPWIARKVLTDSSPKLKSSLQALLYKEGVFRIDRLESLLSESLRARTERALVKQQIAQTSSKVAIKQVLSFTLTEKGAFVREILLQEVAKGMDALGLATLDSLTSMAITSIPFVAPSSSSSLTEEDMTNLRTLRRLMLLLSGPQQNSSSTMEVNGNNAYKNQDKYLEDILSVFYQFSSVQEILPVLSVIPELPPEMQQQLLLLPADLAGRLISRAAARTIRRMFL; encoded by the exons ATGTTACTCCTTCCTCCGCCTTCTTTGCAACACTTTCCTGCCAATTTCAGTTCCAATTTCTCATCCAAAAGCCCCAAACAACCACCGTTCAGGTCCTGTCCCCAGCCACTGCGAGCTGTTAATCGCCGCCCCAGTGACGATGTCGATTCGTTTACGAAGAAGTCTGGTTACATATTTGAACTTGCTTCTAGCGAAGCTGATTCTTTAATCGAGTACGATATCAAAAGAATTGCTGCTATTTGTAGGAGGAAACCGTTGATTTTGTTGCGACGATTATTTCAGATTGGTACCACTTTTGGAAGATGGTTTGGAGCTCGTTACATCGATAGCCTTGCGGAGAAATCTGATCAAATGTTCGAG ATTAGAGCTGCAGAACTTCGGAAATTATTGCTGGAACTTGGTCCT GATTTGATACCGCCATCATACCTTGATGAACTTTCATTATTACAAGATCGAATAGCTCCATTTTCCTCTGAAGTTGCTTTAAATACAATAGAACAGGAACTTGGATTGCCAGTAGATGAGCTTTTCTCAGAGATTTCACCTGAGCCTACTGCTGCAGCATCACTTGGGCAG GTCTATCAAGCAAGGCTTCGTCATAGTGGACAGCTTGTTGCTATCAAAGTGCAGAGGCCAGGAGTCCAGGCTGCTATTGCCCTAGACATACTGATCTTGCGATTTATAGCAGGAATAGTGAAGAGAGCAGGCAAATTTAACTCCGATCTCCAG GCAGTTGTTGATGAATGGGCATCAAGTCTTTTTCGG GAGATGGACTATGTGAAGGAAGCAAATAACGGACTTAAGTTTAG GAAACTCTATGGTGGTATACAAGATGTTTTGGTTCCAGAAATGCATATGAAACTCACAACTCAAAAGGTCCTTGTAATGGAATGGGTTGAG GGGCAAAAGTTGTCTGAAGTGAAGGATATTTACTTGGTTGAG GTAGGAGTTTATTGCTCATTTAATCAACTTTTGGAATATGGATTCTATCATGCTGATCCACACCCTGGAAACCTTCTTCGTACATCTGATGGGAAACTAGCTTATTTAG ATTTTGGAATGATGGGTGAATTTAGACAAGAACTCCGAGATGGGTTTATCGAAGCTTGTCTCCATCTTGTAAATCGGGATTTTGATTCACTTGCTAAGGACTTCGTTACTCTTGG GTTTCTTCCACCAACTGCAGACAAGGAGGCTGTTACAAAAGCTTTAACAG GAGTCCTCCAAAGTGCTGTTGCAAAAGGAGTCCGTAATATAAGTTTTGGAGACCTTTTGGGAAACTTGGGAACAACGAT GTACAAGTTCAAATTTCAAATACCTTCATATTTTTCTCTTGTCATCCGGAG TCTTGCAGTGCTGGAGGGCATTGCTATCAGTTTTGACCCAaattacaaagttttaggtagtACATACCCATGGATTGCTAGAAAAGTACTAACTGACAGCTCACCAAAGTTGAAGTCATCTTTGCAAGCTCTTCTTTACAAG GAAGGTGTTTTCAGAATTGATCGTTtagaatctctactttcggag TCTCTTCGTGCTCGTACTGAAAGGGCCTTGGTCAAGCAGCAAATAGCACAAACTAGTTCCAAAGTGGCTATCAAGCAAGTTCTTTCCTTCACATTAACTGagaag GGAGCCTTTGTGAGGGAAATACTTCTTCAAGAAGTTGCTAAG GGTATGGATGCACTTGGGCTAGCAACACTTGATTCTTTAACTTCTATGGCCATTACAAGCATACCTTTTGTCGCTCCCTCTTCATCCTCATCATTGACCGAGGAAGACATGACGAATTTGAGAACATTGCGTCGCCTTATGCTTCTGTTGTCTGGTCCCCAACAGAACAGTAGTTCCACCATG GAGGTGAATGGGAATAATGCATACAAGAATCAAGATAAATACTTGGAAGACATATTGTCTGTCTTCTATCAATTTTCATCAGTTCAAGAGATTCTGCCCGTGCTTTCTGTTATTCCTGAG CTCCCACCAGAGATGCAACAGCAGTTGCTTCTTTTGCCGGCAGATCTGGCTGGACGGCTGATTTCCCGTGCTGCTGCTAGAACCATCAGGAGAATGTTTCTTTGA
- the LOC110606616 gene encoding uncharacterized aarF domain-containing protein kinase At1g71810, chloroplastic isoform X3 has translation MLKLHRLFPLELPSNKGCRELESILFKTSNKDLIPPSYLDELSLLQDRIAPFSSEVALNTIEQELGLPVDELFSEISPEPTAAASLGQVYQARLRHSGQLVAIKVQRPGVQAAIALDILILRFIAGIVKRAGKFNSDLQAVVDEWASSLFREMDYVKEANNGLKFRKLYGGIQDVLVPEMHMKLTTQKVLVMEWVEGQKLSEVKDIYLVEVGVYCSFNQLLEYGFYHADPHPGNLLRTSDGKLAYLDFGMMGEFRQELRDGFIEACLHLVNRDFDSLAKDFVTLGFLPPTADKEAVTKALTGVLQSAVAKGVRNISFGDLLGNLGTTMYKFKFQIPSYFSLVIRSLAVLEGIAISFDPNYKVLGSTYPWIARKVLTDSSPKLKSSLQALLYKEGVFRIDRLESLLSESLRARTERALVKQQIAQTSSKVAIKQVLSFTLTEKGAFVREILLQEVAKGMDALGLATLDSLTSMAITSIPFVAPSSSSSLTEEDMTNLRTLRRLMLLLSGPQQNSSSTMEVNGNNAYKNQDKYLEDILSVFYQFSSVQEILPVLSVIPELPPEMQQQLLLLPADLAGRLISRAAARTIRRMFL, from the exons ATGTTAAAATTGCACAGGCTGTTTCCTCTCGAGCT GCCAAGCAATAAAGGGTGTAGGGAACTAGAGAGTATTTTGTTCAAAACCTCAAATAAA GATTTGATACCGCCATCATACCTTGATGAACTTTCATTATTACAAGATCGAATAGCTCCATTTTCCTCTGAAGTTGCTTTAAATACAATAGAACAGGAACTTGGATTGCCAGTAGATGAGCTTTTCTCAGAGATTTCACCTGAGCCTACTGCTGCAGCATCACTTGGGCAG GTCTATCAAGCAAGGCTTCGTCATAGTGGACAGCTTGTTGCTATCAAAGTGCAGAGGCCAGGAGTCCAGGCTGCTATTGCCCTAGACATACTGATCTTGCGATTTATAGCAGGAATAGTGAAGAGAGCAGGCAAATTTAACTCCGATCTCCAG GCAGTTGTTGATGAATGGGCATCAAGTCTTTTTCGG GAGATGGACTATGTGAAGGAAGCAAATAACGGACTTAAGTTTAG GAAACTCTATGGTGGTATACAAGATGTTTTGGTTCCAGAAATGCATATGAAACTCACAACTCAAAAGGTCCTTGTAATGGAATGGGTTGAG GGGCAAAAGTTGTCTGAAGTGAAGGATATTTACTTGGTTGAG GTAGGAGTTTATTGCTCATTTAATCAACTTTTGGAATATGGATTCTATCATGCTGATCCACACCCTGGAAACCTTCTTCGTACATCTGATGGGAAACTAGCTTATTTAG ATTTTGGAATGATGGGTGAATTTAGACAAGAACTCCGAGATGGGTTTATCGAAGCTTGTCTCCATCTTGTAAATCGGGATTTTGATTCACTTGCTAAGGACTTCGTTACTCTTGG GTTTCTTCCACCAACTGCAGACAAGGAGGCTGTTACAAAAGCTTTAACAG GAGTCCTCCAAAGTGCTGTTGCAAAAGGAGTCCGTAATATAAGTTTTGGAGACCTTTTGGGAAACTTGGGAACAACGAT GTACAAGTTCAAATTTCAAATACCTTCATATTTTTCTCTTGTCATCCGGAG TCTTGCAGTGCTGGAGGGCATTGCTATCAGTTTTGACCCAaattacaaagttttaggtagtACATACCCATGGATTGCTAGAAAAGTACTAACTGACAGCTCACCAAAGTTGAAGTCATCTTTGCAAGCTCTTCTTTACAAG GAAGGTGTTTTCAGAATTGATCGTTtagaatctctactttcggag TCTCTTCGTGCTCGTACTGAAAGGGCCTTGGTCAAGCAGCAAATAGCACAAACTAGTTCCAAAGTGGCTATCAAGCAAGTTCTTTCCTTCACATTAACTGagaag GGAGCCTTTGTGAGGGAAATACTTCTTCAAGAAGTTGCTAAG GGTATGGATGCACTTGGGCTAGCAACACTTGATTCTTTAACTTCTATGGCCATTACAAGCATACCTTTTGTCGCTCCCTCTTCATCCTCATCATTGACCGAGGAAGACATGACGAATTTGAGAACATTGCGTCGCCTTATGCTTCTGTTGTCTGGTCCCCAACAGAACAGTAGTTCCACCATG GAGGTGAATGGGAATAATGCATACAAGAATCAAGATAAATACTTGGAAGACATATTGTCTGTCTTCTATCAATTTTCATCAGTTCAAGAGATTCTGCCCGTGCTTTCTGTTATTCCTGAG CTCCCACCAGAGATGCAACAGCAGTTGCTTCTTTTGCCGGCAGATCTGGCTGGACGGCTGATTTCCCGTGCTGCTGCTAGAACCATCAGGAGAATGTTTCTTTGA
- the LOC110606406 gene encoding laccase-15: MWFIIKIFCSYVLGFLLFASVLHGRAFVRYKFILEEAPYTRLCSTKNILTVNGQFPGPTLYVTKGDTIIVDVFNKGRYNVTIHWHGVKMPRNPWADGPEYVTQCPIQPGAKFRQKVIFSTEEGTLWWHAHSDWTRATVHGAIIVYPKPPTGYPFPKPHAEVPVIIGEWWKEGITELYDAFLQSGGDPSVSDAYTINGQPGDLYPCSKPETFKLMVDYGRTYLLRIINAAVQDMVFFSIAGHSFTVVGTDASYTKPLTTHYITISPGQTFDVLLKANQPPNHYYMAARVYSAVSDLLIDNTTTTAVIQYNGNYTPSSPPLLPSLPYYNDTSASVNFTASLRSLADEEHQIHVPLNITTRMFITISINTFPCPNDSCAGPNRTRLAASLNNISFEQQSVDVLEAYYYRRNGVFGSKFPNFPPLLFNFTGEYLPLFLEATRRRTEVKILEYNSTVEIVFQGTNVAAGASDHPMHLHGFSFYVIGTGLGNFDKDKDPLGYNLIDPPLQNTIAVPINGWSTIRFTADNPGVWFMHCHLDRHMSWGMDTVFIVKDGEAPKAQLLPPPLDMPPC, translated from the exons ATGTGGTTCATCATCAAGATCTTTTGCTCATATGTTTTAGGGTTTCTTCTGTTTGCAAGCGTCCTCCATGGCCGAGCCTTTGTTCGTTATAAATTCATA CTGGAAGAAGCTCCATATACAAGACTTTGCAGCACAAAGAACATCTTGACAGTAAATGGACAGTTTCCAGGACCAACTCTCTATGTTACTAAAGGGGACACCATCATAGTTGATGTGTTCAACAAAGGCCGCTACAACGTAACCATTCACTG GCATGGGGTGAAAATGCCAAGAAATCCATGGGCAGATGGTCCTGAATATGTGACGCAGTGTCCAATTCAACCAGGAGCTAAGTTTAGACAAAAGGTGATATTTTCTACTGAAGAAGGGACTCTATGGTGGCATGCTCACAGTGACTGGACAAGGGCAACTGTCCATGGTGCTATAATTGTATATCCCAAGCCACCAACTGGCTACCCTTTCCCCAAGCCTCATGCAGAAGTGCCCGTCATAATAG GAGAGTGGTGGAAAGAAGGAATTACGGAGCTCTATGATGCATTTCTTCAGTCAGGTGGAGACCCTAGCGTTTCCGACGCCTATACTATCAATGGTCAACCTGGTGATCTTTACCCATGCTCAAAACCAG AAACTTTCAAGCTTATGGTTGATTATGGAAGGACTTATCTACTTCGAATAATCAACGCCGCAGTGCAAGACATGGTCTTCTTCTCCATTGCAGGACATAGTTTCACAGTAGTAGGAACAGACGCTAGCTACACAAAGCCATTAACAACTCATTACATCACTATATCCCCTGGACAAACCTTTGATGTCTTGTTAAAAGCTAACCAGCCACCTAACCACTACTACATGGCTGCTAGAGTATACTCCGCCGTCAGTGACCTCCTCATAGATAACACAACCACCACCGCCGTCATCCAATACAATGGAAATTACACTCCATCGTCACCCCCTTTATTACCTAGCCTTCCTTATTACAATGACACTTCTGCTTCTGTCAACTTCACTGCTAGTCTCAGAAGCTTAGCTGATGAAGAACATCAAATCCATGTCCCATTGAACATAACTACAAGAATGTTTATTACAATCTCGATCAACACATTCCCTTGTCCGAATGATTCTTGTGCTGGACCAAATAGAACGAGACTGGCTGCTAGTTTGAACAACATAAGCTTTGAGCAGCAGTCGGTGGATGTGTTAGAAGCTTATTATTATCGTAGAAATGGAGTTTTTGGAAGTAAATTTCCCAACTTTCCTCCACTCCTATTCAACTTTACAGGCGAATATTTGCCATTGTTTCTGGAGGCGACAAGGCGGAGGACGGAGGTAAAGATATTAGAGTATAACTCTACGGTGGAGATAGTTTTTCAGGGGACGAATGTGGCTGCAGGAGCAAGTGATCATCCAATGCACCTCCATGGATTCAGTTTCTATGTGATTGGAACAGGACTTGGAAATTTTGACAAGGACAAGGATCCTTTAGGGTATAATCTTATTGACCCTCCTCTTCAGAACACCATTGCTGTTCCCATTAATGGCTGGTCTACCATTAGATTCACAGCGGACAATCCTG GAGTGTGGTTCATGCATTGCCATTTAGATCGTCACATGTCGTGGGGAATGGATACAGTGTTCATTGTGAAAGATGGTGAAGCTCCAAAAGCACAATTGCTGCCTCCGCCGCTGGACATGCCGCCCTGTTAA
- the LOC110606193 gene encoding laccase-15, with the protein MASRNNSKPSESIQAPVVYTGYGLVNWKEWAMVKEAPYTRLCYRKRILTVNGEFPGPTLHVHKGDTIFVTVHNRGRHNISIHWHGVKQPRNPWSDGPEYVTQCPIQPGAKFKQKVIFSAEEGTLWWHAHSDWSRATVHGAIIVYPKYGTNYPFPSPDAEVPVILGEWWKRDVMEVFMEFLMTGGGPQVSDAFTINGQPGDLNPCSRSGTFRLTVTQGKTYLLRMINAAMNDILFVSIAKHSLTVVGADGSYTKPLTTNYIAIGPGQTIDALLNANQDPNHYYMAASSYTSNPMIPFDNTTATALVQYKGTHSPSSNPTLPLLPDSNDTEAAYTFFNSLRSLASKDHPIQVPLDISANILTTISLNTFPCPRNSSCEGPNGTRLAASMNDISFVNPPIDILEAYYWRINGVFGYNFPSYPPLVFNSTEPILPLVLQIPRKGTEAKVLAYDSSVEIVFQGTNILGGIDHPMHVHGYSFYVVGWGLGNFDREKDPQKYNLVDPPFRNTVCVPINGWVAIRFKAYNPGN; encoded by the exons GTAAAGGAAGCTCCCTACACCAGACTCTGCTACAGAAAAAGGATCTTGACTGTAAATGGAGAATTTCCAGGGCCAACTTTACACGTTCACAAGGGTGACACAATCTTTGTCACAGTCCATAACAGAGGCAGACATAATATATCCATTCACTG GCATGGAGTGAAACAACCTAGGAATCCATGGTCAGATGGTCCTGAATATGTTACACAGTGCCCAATACAACCAGGAGCAAAGTTCAAGCAGAAGGTAATATTTTCTGCAGAAGAAGGGACATTATGGTGGCATGCTCATAGTGATTGGTCAAGAGCTACAGTGCATGGGGCTATCATTGTCTATCCAAAATATGGAACTAACTACCCATTTCCAAGTCCTGATGCTGAGGTGCCTGTCATTTTAG GAGAATGGTGGAAAAGAGATGTGATGGAGGTTTTTATGGAATTCCTCATGACAGGAGGAGGCCCTCAAGTGTCTGATGCTTTTACTATTAATGGTCAGCCTGGTGACTTGAACCCTTGCTCAAGATCAG GAACATTCAGGCTAACCGTGACTCAAGGCAAGACATATCTACTTCGGATGATAAATGCTGCAATGAATGATATCCTCTTCGTTTCCATTGCAAAGCATAGCCTAACAGTAGTTGGAGCAGACGGTTCCTACACCAAGCCATTGACGACCAATTACATAGCCATAGGTCCAGGACAAACCATCGATGCTTTGTTAAATGCAAACCAAGATCCCAACCATTACTACATGGCTGCAAGCTCATACACAAGCAACCCTATGATCCCTTTCGATAACACAACCGCAACTGCTTTAGTCCAATACAAAGGAACCCATTCTCCATCTTCAAATCCTACGTTACCTCTTCTTCCAGACTCCAATGACACAGAAGCTGCCTATACTTTCTTTAACAGCCTCAGGAGTTTAGCCAGTAAAGACCATCCTATTCAAGTTCCCTTAGACATTTCAGCAAACATTTTAACTACAATCTCACTCAACACATTCCCATGTCCCCGGAACAGTTCATGCGAGGGACCAAATGGAACCAGATTAGCTGCAAGCATGAATGACATAAGCTTTGTGAACCCACCAATTGATATACTTGAAGCTTACTACTGGCGTATCAACGGAGTGTTTGGATACAATTTTCCAAGTTATCCACCACTGGTTTTTAACTCCACAGAGCCAATTTTGCCATTGGTGTTGCAAATACCTAGAAAAGGCACGGAGGCAAAAGTATTGGCTTATGATTCCTCGGTGGAAATTGTTTTTCAAGGGACAAACATTCTCGGAGGGATAGATCATCCTATGCATGTTCATGGCTATAGCTTCTACGTCGTCGGGTGGGGATTAGGGAATTTTGACAGAGAAAAAGACCCTCAAAAGTATAATCTTGTCGATCCTCCGTTTCGAAACACAGTTTGTGTGCCCATTAACGGCTGGGTTGCCATCAGATTTAAGGCTTATAATCCtggtaattaa